One window from the genome of Balaenoptera musculus isolate JJ_BM4_2016_0621 chromosome 3, mBalMus1.pri.v3, whole genome shotgun sequence encodes:
- the LOC118892677 gene encoding securin-like, protein MATLIYVDKENGEPGTRVASKDGLKLGSGPSVKALDGRSQVSTPHVGKIFDAPPALPKAARKTLGTVNRATEKSIKTNGPLKQKQTAFSTKKMTEKTIKAKSSVPASDDTYPEIEKFFPFNPLDFESFDLPEEHQIAHMPLNGVPLMILDEERELEQLLHLGPPSPLKMPPPPWESNLLQSPSSILSTLDVELPPVCYDLDI, encoded by the coding sequence ATGGCTACTCTGATCTATGTTGACAAGGAAAATGGAGAACCAGGCACCCGTGTGGCTTCTAAGGATGGGCTGAAGCTGGGGTCTGGGCCTTCAGTCAAAGCTTTAGATGGGAGATCTCAGGTTTCAACACCACATGTTGGCAAAATATTTGATGCTCCACCAGCTTTACCTAAAGCTGCCAGAAAGACTTTGGGAACTGTTAACAGAGCTACAGAAAAGTCAATAAAGACTAATGGACCCCTCAAACAGAAGCAGACAGCCTTCTCTACCAAAAAGATGACTGAGAAGACCATTAAGGCAAAAAGCTCTGTTCCTGCCTCAGATGACACCtatccagaaatagaaaaattctttCCCTTCAACCCATTAGATTTCGAGAGTTTCGACCTGCCTGAAGAGCACCAGATTGCACACATGCCCTTGAATGGAGTGCCTCTCATGATCCTTGATGAGGAGAGGGAGCTTGAACAGCTCTTACACCTGGGCCCCCCTTCACCTCTGAAGATGCCTCCTCCACCCTGGGAGTCTAATCTGTTGCAGTCTCCCTCAAGCATTCTGTCGACCCTGGATGTTGAATTGCCACCTGTTTGCTATGACttagatatttaa